The segment TCCCACACCGGTCTGCGCGGCCTTCAGCACCGCCACCGACCGGCCGGCCGCGAGCGCCGACGCGGCGATCGCGGCCGTCGTGACGGTCTTGCCGACCTCCGTGCCCGTCCCCGTGATCACCAGGATCGGCATGTTCATCCCTCCCGCGCCGCGGCGCACACCGCGCGCGCGATCCGTGCCACGTCCGCGTCGTCGGTGACGTAGGGCGGCATCGTGTAGACCAGGTCGCGGAACGGCCGCAGCCAGACGCCCTCGCGCACGGCCGCCCGGGTGGCGGCCGCCATGTCCACCGGGTGATCGAGCTGGACGACACCGATCGCACCGAGGACCCGGACGTCCCGTACGCCCGGGATCTCCGCGGCCGCCGCGAGACCGTCCCGCAGCCCCGACTCGATCCGCTTGACCTCCGCCTGCCAGTCCTGCCCGAGCAGCAGCTCGATCGACGCGCAGGCGACGGCCGCGGCGAGCGGGTTGCCCATGAACGTCGGCCCGTGGGCCAGGACCGGTACCTCGCCCCGCGAGATCCCGTCCGCCACCCGCGAGGTGCACAGCGTGGCCGCCATCGTGAGATAGCCGCCGGTCAACGCCTTGCCGACGCACATGACATCCGGTGTCACCGCGGCGTGCTCCGCCGCGAACAGCGCGCCCGTGCGCCCGAAACCGGTCGCGATCTCGTCGAACACCAGCAGCACGCCGTGCGCGTCGCACGCCTCGCGCAGCACCCGCAGATAGCCGGGGGAGTGGAACCGCATCCCGCCCGCGCCCTGCACCACCGGCTCCACCACGACCGCGGCCAGCTCGTGGGCGTGCCGCTCGATCGTCTCGCGCAGCAGGTCGGCGTACGCCTCCTCGAACTCCACCGGAGGCGCGTCCACGAAGACCTGACGGGGCAGCACCCCGCTCCACAGACCGTGCATCCCGCCCTCGGGATCGCACACGGACATCGGCTGCCAGGTGTCGCCGTGGTAGCCGCCGCGCCAGGTCAGCAGGCGCTGCTTGGCCGGACGGCCCAGCGAGCGCCAGTACTGGAGGCACATCTTCACGGCGACCTCGACCGACACCGACCCGGAGTCGGCGAGGAACACGTGCTCGAGACCTTCGGGCGACATGTCGACAAGGTGCTTCGCCAGGCGGACGGCCGGCTCATGGGTGAGTCCGCCGAACATCACATGGCTCATCCGGCCCAGTTGCTCGCGCACGGCCTCGTCGAGCACCGGGTGCCGGTAGCCGTGGATCGCCGACCACCAGGACGACATGCCGTCGACCAGGTCGTCCGAGCCGTCCGCCGGCCGCAGCCGGACCCCGCTCGCCGACTCCACGACGAGCGGCTCGGCCCGGCCCGGCATCGGACCGTACGGGTGCCACACGTGCCGCCGGTCGAGCTCCAGCAGCTCGGGCACGCCGAGCGGCGCCCGCTCAGGCATTGGGCGCGAGGTCCGTCCCGGCGCCGCGCCGGCGCACCGCGACGAGGTCCGTACGGGCGTCACCGGCAGCCGGAACCGGGGCCCCGGACGCGGCCGGGGCCGGGGCCGACGCCGCGGCCGGCACGGACCCGCACACCCCGCCCTCCTCGTGCGACCCGCACGCACCGCCCTCGTGCGACCCGCACCCGCCGCCCTCGTGCGACCCGCAGCCCGCGCTCTCGGAGGAGCCGCAGCCGCCGCCCCCCGCGACCCGGTGTCCGGGCAGGGTGACCTGCTCCGCGCCCTCCACCTCGAACCCGGCGTCCGCGATCATCTCCAGGTCGGCCTTGCCCGCCTGGCCCTCGGTGGTGAGGTAGTCGCCCAGGAAGATGGAGTTGGCCAGGTGCAGCGCGAGGGGCTGCATGGTGCGCAGGTGCACCTCGCGGCCGCCCGCGATACGCACCTCGACGTCCGGGCAGACGAACCGCACCATCGCCAGGATGCGCAGACAGCGCTGCGGGGTGAGGTTCCACTCCTTGGCGAGCGGGGTGCCCTCCACCGGGATGAGGAAGTTGACCGGAACGGAGTCCGGGTCCAGCGCGCGCAGTGAGAAGACCACGTCCACGAGGTCCTCGTCGGACTCGCCCATGCCGGCGATCAGACCGGAGCACGCCGACAGACCGGCCGCGTGCGCCTTCTGCACCGTGTCCACCCGATCGGCGTACGTGTGGGTGGTGGTGATCTCCCCGTACGTGCCCTCGGAGGTGTTCAGGTTGTGGTTGTAGGCGTCGGCGCCCGCCTCGCGCAGCCGTTCGGCCTGGCCGTCGGAGAGCAGGCCCAGACAGGCGCACACCTCGACGCCCTCGTTCCCGTCCTTGATGGCCTTGATGGTGCCGGCCACCCGGTCGACGTCACGGTCCGTCGGACCGCGCCCGGACGCCACCAGGCAGACCCGCTTGGCCCCGCCCGCCAGCCCGGCCGCGGCCGCCCGGGAGGCCTCCTCCGGCTTCAGCCAGGTGTACTTCAGGATCCCGGCCGTCGAGCCGAGCCGCTGAGAGCAGTAGGAGCAGTCCTCGGGGCACAGTCCGGACTTCAGATTGACCAGGTAGTTCAGCTTCACCCGGCGCCCGAACCACTGCCGGCGCACCCGGCCGGCCGCGGCCACCACGTCCAGCACGTCGTCGTCGGAGGTGGCCAGCACGGCCAGCGCTTCCTCGCGGGTCGGCAGCTCGCGCCGAAGCCCCTTGTCCACCAGCGTGTTCAGCAGGTCCATGAGAGCCGATCCTGTCCTACGCACCCGCTCCCGGCCAAGGTAGGGATCACACAACACACCCGGTTCGACGTGTGGGTATTGCCACACCGTGGGCGGGCGACCGTGCCGCTAGTGTCTGTCCGCTACCTACAAAAGCACCGGAGGACCCATGGCGTTCGGCTGGATCGACGAACAGGCGGAGCTGCGCCGCCGGGCCGGCCTGGTGCGGACATTGCGGCCCCGTCCTGCGGACTCGCCGCTCCTCGACCTCGCGAGCAACGACTACCTGGGCCTCGCCCGCCACCCCGAGACCGTGGCGGGTGCCGCGGCGGCGGCACGCGCCTGGGGCGGCGGAGCGACCGGCTCACGGCTCGTCACCGGCTCCACCGAACTCCATGCGGAGCTCGAGCGCGAGCTCGCCGAACACTGCGGGTTCGAGTCGGCCCTCGCCTTCTCCTCCGGCTACGCGGCCAACCTCGCGGCGGTGACCGCACTGGCCCCGCACGGCTCGCTGATCGTCTCCGACGCGGGCAACCACGCCTCGCTCATCGACGGCTGCCGCCTGGCCCGCGGCACCACCCAGGTCGTCGCGCACGCCGATCCGGACGCGGTGCGCAAGGCGCTCGGCACGCACGCGGGCCCCGCCGTGGCCGTCTCCGACACGGTGTTCTCGGTGGACGGCGACGCCGCCCCGCTGGCCGCTCTGGCGGCCGCCTGCCGGGCGTACGGCGCCGGACTGGTCGTGGACGACGCCCACGGACTGGGCGTGCTGGGGGAGGGCGGGCAGGGCGCCGCGCACGCGGCGGGTCTGGCGGGTGCGGACGACGTCGTCGTCACGGTCACGCTGTCCAAGTCGCTGGGCAGCCAGGGGGGCGCGGTGCTCGGGCCCGCCCGGGTCGTCGAACACCTGGTGAACGCGGCCCGGACGTTCATCTTCGACACGGGGCTCGCGCCGGCGGCGGCGGGCGCCGCGCTGGCGGCGCTCAGGCTGCTGCGCCGGGAGCCGCAGCGCGCGGCACGCGCGCGTGCGGTGGCGGGGGAGCTGCACGCGCGCCTGACGGCCGCGGGTCTGGAAGCGGTGCGTCCGGACGCCGCGGTCGTCTCCGTGCGTGCGCCGTCCCCGGAGGCGGCCGTGCGGTGGGCGGCGGACTGCCGCTCGGCGGGTCTGGCCGTGGGCTGCTTCCGTCCTCCCTCCGTGCCCGACGGCATCTCGCGCCTGAGGCTCACCGCGCGTGCGGACCTCTCCGGGGCCGAGCTGGAACGCGCTGTACGGGTGATCGGCGAAACACGGCCATGAGTCGGCGTGACACGGCCGGGAACCGCCGCCGACCGATCGCGGTGCGGTCGGTCAGCGGAACACGGCCGTGAAGTCCGTCCAGCTCTCGGGGGAGAAGAGCAGGGCGGGCCCGGCCGGGTTCTTGGAGTCGCGCACGGCGAGCAGACCGGCCAGGGGACCGGCGGCCGGCCTGGCCGTCTCGACGCAGTTGTTCGCTCCCGTGCTGTAGCTGCTGCGCAGCCACCGCACGTCCGGGAGCCGGTGGGGGTCGGTGCTGGAAGGTACGTTCCGCGGCAGTGCGGACATGGTGCCTCCTTATGCGCCTGCTATCGCGGCGATGTAATCCGATGAGTCCCCGGGCGAAAGAGCGTGCGCCCGAAGGGCGTTGAAGGCCTCGGTGTAGGCCTGGAGGTCTTCTTTCCGTTCGAGATAGAGGCTACTCGTCAAGTGGTCTAGAACAACCACATC is part of the Streptomyces asoensis genome and harbors:
- a CDS encoding adenosylmethionine--8-amino-7-oxononanoate transaminase translates to MPERAPLGVPELLELDRRHVWHPYGPMPGRAEPLVVESASGVRLRPADGSDDLVDGMSSWWSAIHGYRHPVLDEAVREQLGRMSHVMFGGLTHEPAVRLAKHLVDMSPEGLEHVFLADSGSVSVEVAVKMCLQYWRSLGRPAKQRLLTWRGGYHGDTWQPMSVCDPEGGMHGLWSGVLPRQVFVDAPPVEFEEAYADLLRETIERHAHELAAVVVEPVVQGAGGMRFHSPGYLRVLREACDAHGVLLVFDEIATGFGRTGALFAAEHAAVTPDVMCVGKALTGGYLTMAATLCTSRVADGISRGEVPVLAHGPTFMGNPLAAAVACASIELLLGQDWQAEVKRIESGLRDGLAAAAEIPGVRDVRVLGAIGVVQLDHPVDMAAATRAAVREGVWLRPFRDLVYTMPPYVTDDADVARIARAVCAAAREG
- the bioB gene encoding biotin synthase BioB, with the translated sequence MDLLNTLVDKGLRRELPTREEALAVLATSDDDVLDVVAAAGRVRRQWFGRRVKLNYLVNLKSGLCPEDCSYCSQRLGSTAGILKYTWLKPEEASRAAAAGLAGGAKRVCLVASGRGPTDRDVDRVAGTIKAIKDGNEGVEVCACLGLLSDGQAERLREAGADAYNHNLNTSEGTYGEITTTHTYADRVDTVQKAHAAGLSACSGLIAGMGESDEDLVDVVFSLRALDPDSVPVNFLIPVEGTPLAKEWNLTPQRCLRILAMVRFVCPDVEVRIAGGREVHLRTMQPLALHLANSIFLGDYLTTEGQAGKADLEMIADAGFEVEGAEQVTLPGHRVAGGGGCGSSESAGCGSHEGGGCGSHEGGACGSHEEGGVCGSVPAAASAPAPAASGAPVPAAGDARTDLVAVRRRGAGTDLAPNA
- a CDS encoding 8-amino-7-oxononanoate synthase yields the protein MAFGWIDEQAELRRRAGLVRTLRPRPADSPLLDLASNDYLGLARHPETVAGAAAAARAWGGGATGSRLVTGSTELHAELERELAEHCGFESALAFSSGYAANLAAVTALAPHGSLIVSDAGNHASLIDGCRLARGTTQVVAHADPDAVRKALGTHAGPAVAVSDTVFSVDGDAAPLAALAAACRAYGAGLVVDDAHGLGVLGEGGQGAAHAAGLAGADDVVVTVTLSKSLGSQGGAVLGPARVVEHLVNAARTFIFDTGLAPAAAGAALAALRLLRREPQRAARARAVAGELHARLTAAGLEAVRPDAAVVSVRAPSPEAAVRWAADCRSAGLAVGCFRPPSVPDGISRLRLTARADLSGAELERAVRVIGETRP
- a CDS encoding DUF397 domain-containing protein, translating into MSALPRNVPSSTDPHRLPDVRWLRSSYSTGANNCVETARPAAGPLAGLLAVRDSKNPAGPALLFSPESWTDFTAVFR